In a single window of the Elaeis guineensis isolate ETL-2024a chromosome 4, EG11, whole genome shotgun sequence genome:
- the LOC105043523 gene encoding CDPK-related kinase 3-like isoform X2: MGQCYAKKIPVVEDDLQHQPPPPPAANGGDDSVGAAVPSPSPRRGGTTPVRSFAASPWLSPFRRSSSASPLPVGVSPSPARATPRPFLRRPFPPPSPAKHIKASLAKRQGAHKPREGPIPEEGGGGTGDPLAERPLDKTFGYGKNFGAKYELGKEVGRGHFGHTCSARVKKGDIKGQLVAVKIISKAKMTTAISIEDVRREVKILKALSGHKNMVKFHDACEDALNVYIVMELCEGGELLDRILARGGRYTEEDAKVILMQILSVVAFCHLQGVVHRDLKPENFLFTSRDENALMKMIDFGLSDFNRPDERLNDIVGSAYYVAPEVLHRSYGMEADIWSIGVITYILLCGSRPFWARTESGIFRAVLRADPNFDDSPWPAVSREAKDFVKRLLNKDYRKRMTAVQALTHPWLRDEQQQVPLDILIYKLVKSYLHASPFKRAALKALSKALTEDELIYIRSQFNLLEPNKDGRVSLENFRMALLRNSTDAMKESKVLEILNALQLSTSLIELSWNRSHIEGWTLKSSVLLQSALTSSRLWKIGNRLQVQLLSTLSGRVIELSQLRNWLRS, translated from the exons ATGGGCCAGTGCTACGCCAAGAAAATCCCCGTCGTCGAGGACGACCTCCAGCACCAGCCCCCTCCTCCTCCCGCCGCCAACGGCGGCGACGACTCCGTCGGCGCTGCCGTCCCCTCGCCCTCGCCCCGCAGGGGTGGCACCACCCCGGTCCGCTCCTTCGCCGCCAGCCCCTGGCTCAGCCCCTTCCGCCGCAGCTCCTCCGCCAGCCCGCTCCCCGTTGGGGTCTCTCCATCGCCGGCGAGGGCAACTCCCCGGCCCTTCCTCCGCCGTCCCTTTCCCCCGCCGTCACCGGCCAAGCACATCAAGGCGTCGCTCGCCAAGCGCCAGGGCGCGCACAAGCCCCGGGAAGGGCCCATCCCGGAGGAAGGTGGCGGCGGAACGGGGGACCCCCTGGCGGAGCGGCCGCTGGATAAGACCTTCGGTTACGGGAAGAACTTCGGGGCTAAATACGAGCTGGGGAAGGAGGTCGGCCGCGGGCATTTCGGGCATACGTGCTCCGCCAGGGTCAAGAAGGGCGATATCAAGGGCCAGCTCGTCGCCGTCAAGATTATCTCAAAAGCTAAG ATGACAACAGCAATATCGATCGAAGATGTTCGCAGGGAGGTGAAAATTTTGAAAGCTTTATCTGGGCATAAAAATATGGTCAAATTTCATGATGCATGTGAGGATGCTCTTAATGTTTACATAGTCATGGA ATTGTGTGAAGGTGGAGAGTTATTAGATAGAATCTTAGCCAG AGGTGGAAGGTATACAGAAGAAGATGCTAAAGTAATACTCATGCAAATTTTGAGCGTTGTTGCCTTTTGTCATCTTCAAGGTGTTGTGCATCGTGATTTAAAGCCAGAG AATTTTTTGTTCACAAGTAGAGATGAAAATGCTCttatgaagatgattgattttggcCTTTCAGATTTTAACAGGCCAG ATGAAAGACTAAATGACATTGTTGGTAGTGCCTATTATGTGGCTCCTGAAGTCCTGCATAGATCGTACGGTATGGAAGCAGATATCTGGAGCATTGGTGTCATAACATATATCTTGTTATGTGGTAGCCGACCCTTTTGGGCACGGACAGAATCAGGAATCTTTCGTGCTGTGCTGAGAGCTGATCCTAATTTTGATGATTCACCTTGGCCTGCTGTATCTCGAGAAGCTAAAGATTTTGTGAAAAGGCTTCTAAATAAGGACTATAGGAAAAGAATGACCGCTGTACAGGCTCTAA CTCACCCGTGGTTGCGTGATGAACAGCAACAAGTCCCTCTAGATATACTAATTTACAAGTTAGTGAAATCATACCTTCATGCCAGTCCTTTCAAACGTGCTGCATTGAAG GCTCTATCAAAGGCTCTAACAGAGGATGAACTGATTTACATTAGGTCTCAATTTAATTTGCTGGAACCAAATAAAGATGGGCGAGTGTCTTTGGAAAATTTTAGAATG GCACTCTTGCGAAATTCAACTGATGCTATGAAGGAGTCTAAGGTTCTTGAAATCTTGAATGCG CTTCAACTATCCACGAGCCTAATAGAGCTGAG TTGGAACCGCTCACATATAGAAGGATGGACTTTGAAGAGTTCTGTGTTGCTACAATCAGCCCTTACCAGCTCGAGGCTTTGGAAAATTGGGAACAGATTGCAAGTGCAGCTTTTGAGTACTTTGAGCGGGAGGGTAATCGAGTTATCTCAGTTGAGGAACTGGCTCAG GAGCTGA
- the LOC105043523 gene encoding CDPK-related kinase 3-like isoform X6, translated as MTTAISIEDVRREVKILKALSGHKNMVKFHDACEDALNVYIVMELCEGGELLDRILARGGRYTEEDAKVILMQILSVVAFCHLQGVVHRDLKPENFLFTSRDENALMKMIDFGLSDFNRPDERLNDIVGSAYYVAPEVLHRSYGMEADIWSIGVITYILLCGSRPFWARTESGIFRAVLRADPNFDDSPWPAVSREAKDFVKRLLNKDYRKRMTAVQALTHPWLRDEQQQVPLDILIYKLVKSYLHASPFKRAALKALSKALTEDELIYIRSQFNLLEPNKDGRVSLENFRMALLRNSTDAMKESKVLEILNALEPLTYRRMDFEEFCVATISPYQLEALENWEQIASAAFEYFEREGNRVISVEELAQELNLSSAAYAIVRDWIRPSDNRLNFLGYTKFLHGVTVRSSNTRHHH; from the exons ATGACAACAGCAATATCGATCGAAGATGTTCGCAGGGAGGTGAAAATTTTGAAAGCTTTATCTGGGCATAAAAATATGGTCAAATTTCATGATGCATGTGAGGATGCTCTTAATGTTTACATAGTCATGGA ATTGTGTGAAGGTGGAGAGTTATTAGATAGAATCTTAGCCAG AGGTGGAAGGTATACAGAAGAAGATGCTAAAGTAATACTCATGCAAATTTTGAGCGTTGTTGCCTTTTGTCATCTTCAAGGTGTTGTGCATCGTGATTTAAAGCCAGAG AATTTTTTGTTCACAAGTAGAGATGAAAATGCTCttatgaagatgattgattttggcCTTTCAGATTTTAACAGGCCAG ATGAAAGACTAAATGACATTGTTGGTAGTGCCTATTATGTGGCTCCTGAAGTCCTGCATAGATCGTACGGTATGGAAGCAGATATCTGGAGCATTGGTGTCATAACATATATCTTGTTATGTGGTAGCCGACCCTTTTGGGCACGGACAGAATCAGGAATCTTTCGTGCTGTGCTGAGAGCTGATCCTAATTTTGATGATTCACCTTGGCCTGCTGTATCTCGAGAAGCTAAAGATTTTGTGAAAAGGCTTCTAAATAAGGACTATAGGAAAAGAATGACCGCTGTACAGGCTCTAA CTCACCCGTGGTTGCGTGATGAACAGCAACAAGTCCCTCTAGATATACTAATTTACAAGTTAGTGAAATCATACCTTCATGCCAGTCCTTTCAAACGTGCTGCATTGAAG GCTCTATCAAAGGCTCTAACAGAGGATGAACTGATTTACATTAGGTCTCAATTTAATTTGCTGGAACCAAATAAAGATGGGCGAGTGTCTTTGGAAAATTTTAGAATG GCACTCTTGCGAAATTCAACTGATGCTATGAAGGAGTCTAAGGTTCTTGAAATCTTGAATGCG TTGGAACCGCTCACATATAGAAGGATGGACTTTGAAGAGTTCTGTGTTGCTACAATCAGCCCTTACCAGCTCGAGGCTTTGGAAAATTGGGAACAGATTGCAAGTGCAGCTTTTGAGTACTTTGAGCGGGAGGGTAATCGAGTTATCTCAGTTGAGGAACTGGCTCAG GAGCTGAACCTTTCTTCAGCAGCTTATGCTATTGTCCGTGACTGGATCAGGCCATCTGACAACAGACTCAACTTTCTTGGGTACACCAAATTTTTGCATGGTGTGACAGTTCGTAGCTCCAACACAAGACACCACCATTAG
- the LOC105043523 gene encoding CDPK-related kinase 3-like isoform X4 has translation MGQCYAKKIPVVEDDLQHQPPPPPAANGGDDSVGAAVPSPSPRRGGTTPVRSFAASPWLSPFRRSSSASPLPVGVSPSPARATPRPFLRRPFPPPSPAKHIKASLAKRQGAHKPREGPIPEEGGGGTGDPLAERPLDKTFGYGKNFGAKYELGKEVGRGHFGHTCSARVKKGDIKGQLVAVKIISKAKMTTAISIEDVRREVKILKALSGHKNMVKFHDACEDALNVYIVMELCEGGELLDRILARGGRYTEEDAKVILMQILSVVAFCHLQGVVHRDLKPENFLFTSRDENALMKMIDFGLSDFNRPDERLNDIVGSAYYVAPEVLHRSYGMEADIWSIGVITYILLCGSRPFWARTESGIFRAVLRADPNFDDSPWPAVSREAKDFVKRLLNKDYRKRMTAVQALTHPWLRDEQQQVPLDILIYKLVKSYLHASPFKRAALKALSKALTEDELIYIRSQFNLLEPNKDGRVSLENFRMALLRNSTDAMKESKVLEILNALQLSTSLIELRLVLFKIETEASFRP, from the exons ATGGGCCAGTGCTACGCCAAGAAAATCCCCGTCGTCGAGGACGACCTCCAGCACCAGCCCCCTCCTCCTCCCGCCGCCAACGGCGGCGACGACTCCGTCGGCGCTGCCGTCCCCTCGCCCTCGCCCCGCAGGGGTGGCACCACCCCGGTCCGCTCCTTCGCCGCCAGCCCCTGGCTCAGCCCCTTCCGCCGCAGCTCCTCCGCCAGCCCGCTCCCCGTTGGGGTCTCTCCATCGCCGGCGAGGGCAACTCCCCGGCCCTTCCTCCGCCGTCCCTTTCCCCCGCCGTCACCGGCCAAGCACATCAAGGCGTCGCTCGCCAAGCGCCAGGGCGCGCACAAGCCCCGGGAAGGGCCCATCCCGGAGGAAGGTGGCGGCGGAACGGGGGACCCCCTGGCGGAGCGGCCGCTGGATAAGACCTTCGGTTACGGGAAGAACTTCGGGGCTAAATACGAGCTGGGGAAGGAGGTCGGCCGCGGGCATTTCGGGCATACGTGCTCCGCCAGGGTCAAGAAGGGCGATATCAAGGGCCAGCTCGTCGCCGTCAAGATTATCTCAAAAGCTAAG ATGACAACAGCAATATCGATCGAAGATGTTCGCAGGGAGGTGAAAATTTTGAAAGCTTTATCTGGGCATAAAAATATGGTCAAATTTCATGATGCATGTGAGGATGCTCTTAATGTTTACATAGTCATGGA ATTGTGTGAAGGTGGAGAGTTATTAGATAGAATCTTAGCCAG AGGTGGAAGGTATACAGAAGAAGATGCTAAAGTAATACTCATGCAAATTTTGAGCGTTGTTGCCTTTTGTCATCTTCAAGGTGTTGTGCATCGTGATTTAAAGCCAGAG AATTTTTTGTTCACAAGTAGAGATGAAAATGCTCttatgaagatgattgattttggcCTTTCAGATTTTAACAGGCCAG ATGAAAGACTAAATGACATTGTTGGTAGTGCCTATTATGTGGCTCCTGAAGTCCTGCATAGATCGTACGGTATGGAAGCAGATATCTGGAGCATTGGTGTCATAACATATATCTTGTTATGTGGTAGCCGACCCTTTTGGGCACGGACAGAATCAGGAATCTTTCGTGCTGTGCTGAGAGCTGATCCTAATTTTGATGATTCACCTTGGCCTGCTGTATCTCGAGAAGCTAAAGATTTTGTGAAAAGGCTTCTAAATAAGGACTATAGGAAAAGAATGACCGCTGTACAGGCTCTAA CTCACCCGTGGTTGCGTGATGAACAGCAACAAGTCCCTCTAGATATACTAATTTACAAGTTAGTGAAATCATACCTTCATGCCAGTCCTTTCAAACGTGCTGCATTGAAG GCTCTATCAAAGGCTCTAACAGAGGATGAACTGATTTACATTAGGTCTCAATTTAATTTGCTGGAACCAAATAAAGATGGGCGAGTGTCTTTGGAAAATTTTAGAATG GCACTCTTGCGAAATTCAACTGATGCTATGAAGGAGTCTAAGGTTCTTGAAATCTTGAATGCG CTTCAACTATCCACGAGCCTAATAGAGCTGAGGTTGGTGTTGTTCAAGATTGAAACTGAAGCCTCTTTTAGGCCTTAG
- the LOC105043523 gene encoding CDPK-related kinase 3-like isoform X5, which produces MGQCYAKKIPVVEDDLQHQPPPPPAANGGDDSVGAAVPSPSPRRGGTTPVRSFAASPWLSPFRRSSSASPLPVGVSPSPARATPRPFLRRPFPPPSPAKHIKASLAKRQGAHKPREGPIPEEGGGGTGDPLAERPLDKTFGYGKNFGAKYELGKEVGRGHFGHTCSARVKKGDIKGQLVAVKIISKAKMTTAISIEDVRREVKILKALSGHKNMVKFHDACEDALNVYIVMELCEGGELLDRILARGGRYTEEDAKVILMQILSVVAFCHLQGVVHRDLKPENFLFTSRDENALMKMIDFGLSDFNRPDERLNDIVGSAYYVAPEVLHRSYGMEADIWSIGVITYILLCGSRPFWARTESGIFRAVLRADPNFDDSPWPAVSREAKDFVKRLLNKDYRKRMTAVQALTHPWLRDEQQQVPLDILIYKLVKSYLHASPFKRAALKALSKALTEDELIYIRSQFNLLEPNKDGRVSLENFRMALLRNSTDAMKESKVLEILNASLLYD; this is translated from the exons ATGGGCCAGTGCTACGCCAAGAAAATCCCCGTCGTCGAGGACGACCTCCAGCACCAGCCCCCTCCTCCTCCCGCCGCCAACGGCGGCGACGACTCCGTCGGCGCTGCCGTCCCCTCGCCCTCGCCCCGCAGGGGTGGCACCACCCCGGTCCGCTCCTTCGCCGCCAGCCCCTGGCTCAGCCCCTTCCGCCGCAGCTCCTCCGCCAGCCCGCTCCCCGTTGGGGTCTCTCCATCGCCGGCGAGGGCAACTCCCCGGCCCTTCCTCCGCCGTCCCTTTCCCCCGCCGTCACCGGCCAAGCACATCAAGGCGTCGCTCGCCAAGCGCCAGGGCGCGCACAAGCCCCGGGAAGGGCCCATCCCGGAGGAAGGTGGCGGCGGAACGGGGGACCCCCTGGCGGAGCGGCCGCTGGATAAGACCTTCGGTTACGGGAAGAACTTCGGGGCTAAATACGAGCTGGGGAAGGAGGTCGGCCGCGGGCATTTCGGGCATACGTGCTCCGCCAGGGTCAAGAAGGGCGATATCAAGGGCCAGCTCGTCGCCGTCAAGATTATCTCAAAAGCTAAG ATGACAACAGCAATATCGATCGAAGATGTTCGCAGGGAGGTGAAAATTTTGAAAGCTTTATCTGGGCATAAAAATATGGTCAAATTTCATGATGCATGTGAGGATGCTCTTAATGTTTACATAGTCATGGA ATTGTGTGAAGGTGGAGAGTTATTAGATAGAATCTTAGCCAG AGGTGGAAGGTATACAGAAGAAGATGCTAAAGTAATACTCATGCAAATTTTGAGCGTTGTTGCCTTTTGTCATCTTCAAGGTGTTGTGCATCGTGATTTAAAGCCAGAG AATTTTTTGTTCACAAGTAGAGATGAAAATGCTCttatgaagatgattgattttggcCTTTCAGATTTTAACAGGCCAG ATGAAAGACTAAATGACATTGTTGGTAGTGCCTATTATGTGGCTCCTGAAGTCCTGCATAGATCGTACGGTATGGAAGCAGATATCTGGAGCATTGGTGTCATAACATATATCTTGTTATGTGGTAGCCGACCCTTTTGGGCACGGACAGAATCAGGAATCTTTCGTGCTGTGCTGAGAGCTGATCCTAATTTTGATGATTCACCTTGGCCTGCTGTATCTCGAGAAGCTAAAGATTTTGTGAAAAGGCTTCTAAATAAGGACTATAGGAAAAGAATGACCGCTGTACAGGCTCTAA CTCACCCGTGGTTGCGTGATGAACAGCAACAAGTCCCTCTAGATATACTAATTTACAAGTTAGTGAAATCATACCTTCATGCCAGTCCTTTCAAACGTGCTGCATTGAAG GCTCTATCAAAGGCTCTAACAGAGGATGAACTGATTTACATTAGGTCTCAATTTAATTTGCTGGAACCAAATAAAGATGGGCGAGTGTCTTTGGAAAATTTTAGAATG GCACTCTTGCGAAATTCAACTGATGCTATGAAGGAGTCTAAGGTTCTTGAAATCTTGAATGCG AGTTTGTTATATGATTGA
- the LOC105043523 gene encoding CDPK-related kinase 3-like isoform X3 — protein MGQCYAKKIPVVEDDLQHQPPPPPAANGGDDSVGAAVPSPSPRRGGTTPVRSFAASPWLSPFRRSSSASPLPVGVSPSPARATPRPFLRRPFPPPSPAKHIKASLAKRQGAHKPREGPIPEEGGGGTGDPLAERPLDKTFGYGKNFGAKYELGKEVGRGHFGHTCSARVKKGDIKGQLVAVKIISKAKMTTAISIEDVRREVKILKALSGHKNMVKFHDACEDALNVYIVMELCEGGELLDRILARGGRYTEEDAKVILMQILSVVAFCHLQGVVHRDLKPENFLFTSRDENALMKMIDFGLSDFNRPDERLNDIVGSAYYVAPEVLHRSYGMEADIWSIGVITYILLCGSRPFWARTESGIFRAVLRADPNFDDSPWPAVSREAKDFVKRLLNKDYRKRMTAVQALTHPWLRDEQQQVPLDILIYKLVKSYLHASPFKRAALKALSKALTEDELIYIRSQFNLLEPNKDGRVSLENFRMALLRNSTDAMKESKVLEILNAWKLFRLNDIHKSNHVMYITVGTAHI, from the exons ATGGGCCAGTGCTACGCCAAGAAAATCCCCGTCGTCGAGGACGACCTCCAGCACCAGCCCCCTCCTCCTCCCGCCGCCAACGGCGGCGACGACTCCGTCGGCGCTGCCGTCCCCTCGCCCTCGCCCCGCAGGGGTGGCACCACCCCGGTCCGCTCCTTCGCCGCCAGCCCCTGGCTCAGCCCCTTCCGCCGCAGCTCCTCCGCCAGCCCGCTCCCCGTTGGGGTCTCTCCATCGCCGGCGAGGGCAACTCCCCGGCCCTTCCTCCGCCGTCCCTTTCCCCCGCCGTCACCGGCCAAGCACATCAAGGCGTCGCTCGCCAAGCGCCAGGGCGCGCACAAGCCCCGGGAAGGGCCCATCCCGGAGGAAGGTGGCGGCGGAACGGGGGACCCCCTGGCGGAGCGGCCGCTGGATAAGACCTTCGGTTACGGGAAGAACTTCGGGGCTAAATACGAGCTGGGGAAGGAGGTCGGCCGCGGGCATTTCGGGCATACGTGCTCCGCCAGGGTCAAGAAGGGCGATATCAAGGGCCAGCTCGTCGCCGTCAAGATTATCTCAAAAGCTAAG ATGACAACAGCAATATCGATCGAAGATGTTCGCAGGGAGGTGAAAATTTTGAAAGCTTTATCTGGGCATAAAAATATGGTCAAATTTCATGATGCATGTGAGGATGCTCTTAATGTTTACATAGTCATGGA ATTGTGTGAAGGTGGAGAGTTATTAGATAGAATCTTAGCCAG AGGTGGAAGGTATACAGAAGAAGATGCTAAAGTAATACTCATGCAAATTTTGAGCGTTGTTGCCTTTTGTCATCTTCAAGGTGTTGTGCATCGTGATTTAAAGCCAGAG AATTTTTTGTTCACAAGTAGAGATGAAAATGCTCttatgaagatgattgattttggcCTTTCAGATTTTAACAGGCCAG ATGAAAGACTAAATGACATTGTTGGTAGTGCCTATTATGTGGCTCCTGAAGTCCTGCATAGATCGTACGGTATGGAAGCAGATATCTGGAGCATTGGTGTCATAACATATATCTTGTTATGTGGTAGCCGACCCTTTTGGGCACGGACAGAATCAGGAATCTTTCGTGCTGTGCTGAGAGCTGATCCTAATTTTGATGATTCACCTTGGCCTGCTGTATCTCGAGAAGCTAAAGATTTTGTGAAAAGGCTTCTAAATAAGGACTATAGGAAAAGAATGACCGCTGTACAGGCTCTAA CTCACCCGTGGTTGCGTGATGAACAGCAACAAGTCCCTCTAGATATACTAATTTACAAGTTAGTGAAATCATACCTTCATGCCAGTCCTTTCAAACGTGCTGCATTGAAG GCTCTATCAAAGGCTCTAACAGAGGATGAACTGATTTACATTAGGTCTCAATTTAATTTGCTGGAACCAAATAAAGATGGGCGAGTGTCTTTGGAAAATTTTAGAATG GCACTCTTGCGAAATTCAACTGATGCTATGAAGGAGTCTAAGGTTCTTGAAATCTTGAATGCG TGGAAACTTTTCCGGTTAAATGACATTCATAAAAGCAACCATGTGATGTACATCACAGTTGGAACCGCTCACATATAG
- the LOC105043523 gene encoding CDPK-related kinase 3-like isoform X1, producing the protein MGQCYAKKIPVVEDDLQHQPPPPPAANGGDDSVGAAVPSPSPRRGGTTPVRSFAASPWLSPFRRSSSASPLPVGVSPSPARATPRPFLRRPFPPPSPAKHIKASLAKRQGAHKPREGPIPEEGGGGTGDPLAERPLDKTFGYGKNFGAKYELGKEVGRGHFGHTCSARVKKGDIKGQLVAVKIISKAKMTTAISIEDVRREVKILKALSGHKNMVKFHDACEDALNVYIVMELCEGGELLDRILARGGRYTEEDAKVILMQILSVVAFCHLQGVVHRDLKPENFLFTSRDENALMKMIDFGLSDFNRPDERLNDIVGSAYYVAPEVLHRSYGMEADIWSIGVITYILLCGSRPFWARTESGIFRAVLRADPNFDDSPWPAVSREAKDFVKRLLNKDYRKRMTAVQALTHPWLRDEQQQVPLDILIYKLVKSYLHASPFKRAALKALSKALTEDELIYIRSQFNLLEPNKDGRVSLENFRMALLRNSTDAMKESKVLEILNALEPLTYRRMDFEEFCVATISPYQLEALENWEQIASAAFEYFEREGNRVISVEELAQELNLSSAAYAIVRDWIRPSDNRLNFLGYTKFLHGVTVRSSNTRHHH; encoded by the exons ATGGGCCAGTGCTACGCCAAGAAAATCCCCGTCGTCGAGGACGACCTCCAGCACCAGCCCCCTCCTCCTCCCGCCGCCAACGGCGGCGACGACTCCGTCGGCGCTGCCGTCCCCTCGCCCTCGCCCCGCAGGGGTGGCACCACCCCGGTCCGCTCCTTCGCCGCCAGCCCCTGGCTCAGCCCCTTCCGCCGCAGCTCCTCCGCCAGCCCGCTCCCCGTTGGGGTCTCTCCATCGCCGGCGAGGGCAACTCCCCGGCCCTTCCTCCGCCGTCCCTTTCCCCCGCCGTCACCGGCCAAGCACATCAAGGCGTCGCTCGCCAAGCGCCAGGGCGCGCACAAGCCCCGGGAAGGGCCCATCCCGGAGGAAGGTGGCGGCGGAACGGGGGACCCCCTGGCGGAGCGGCCGCTGGATAAGACCTTCGGTTACGGGAAGAACTTCGGGGCTAAATACGAGCTGGGGAAGGAGGTCGGCCGCGGGCATTTCGGGCATACGTGCTCCGCCAGGGTCAAGAAGGGCGATATCAAGGGCCAGCTCGTCGCCGTCAAGATTATCTCAAAAGCTAAG ATGACAACAGCAATATCGATCGAAGATGTTCGCAGGGAGGTGAAAATTTTGAAAGCTTTATCTGGGCATAAAAATATGGTCAAATTTCATGATGCATGTGAGGATGCTCTTAATGTTTACATAGTCATGGA ATTGTGTGAAGGTGGAGAGTTATTAGATAGAATCTTAGCCAG AGGTGGAAGGTATACAGAAGAAGATGCTAAAGTAATACTCATGCAAATTTTGAGCGTTGTTGCCTTTTGTCATCTTCAAGGTGTTGTGCATCGTGATTTAAAGCCAGAG AATTTTTTGTTCACAAGTAGAGATGAAAATGCTCttatgaagatgattgattttggcCTTTCAGATTTTAACAGGCCAG ATGAAAGACTAAATGACATTGTTGGTAGTGCCTATTATGTGGCTCCTGAAGTCCTGCATAGATCGTACGGTATGGAAGCAGATATCTGGAGCATTGGTGTCATAACATATATCTTGTTATGTGGTAGCCGACCCTTTTGGGCACGGACAGAATCAGGAATCTTTCGTGCTGTGCTGAGAGCTGATCCTAATTTTGATGATTCACCTTGGCCTGCTGTATCTCGAGAAGCTAAAGATTTTGTGAAAAGGCTTCTAAATAAGGACTATAGGAAAAGAATGACCGCTGTACAGGCTCTAA CTCACCCGTGGTTGCGTGATGAACAGCAACAAGTCCCTCTAGATATACTAATTTACAAGTTAGTGAAATCATACCTTCATGCCAGTCCTTTCAAACGTGCTGCATTGAAG GCTCTATCAAAGGCTCTAACAGAGGATGAACTGATTTACATTAGGTCTCAATTTAATTTGCTGGAACCAAATAAAGATGGGCGAGTGTCTTTGGAAAATTTTAGAATG GCACTCTTGCGAAATTCAACTGATGCTATGAAGGAGTCTAAGGTTCTTGAAATCTTGAATGCG TTGGAACCGCTCACATATAGAAGGATGGACTTTGAAGAGTTCTGTGTTGCTACAATCAGCCCTTACCAGCTCGAGGCTTTGGAAAATTGGGAACAGATTGCAAGTGCAGCTTTTGAGTACTTTGAGCGGGAGGGTAATCGAGTTATCTCAGTTGAGGAACTGGCTCAG GAGCTGAACCTTTCTTCAGCAGCTTATGCTATTGTCCGTGACTGGATCAGGCCATCTGACAACAGACTCAACTTTCTTGGGTACACCAAATTTTTGCATGGTGTGACAGTTCGTAGCTCCAACACAAGACACCACCATTAG